The Juglans microcarpa x Juglans regia isolate MS1-56 chromosome 2S, Jm3101_v1.0, whole genome shotgun sequence genome has a window encoding:
- the LOC121252469 gene encoding defensin-like protein produces the protein MWASIHLAELLLAFGGGIKSWRLIIRRKKKKMMMERKSLGFFMLLLIFLDSQEMIMPSEARVCESQSHKFQGPCVRDNNCGLVCKNEGFSGGKCRGFRRRCFCTKIC, from the exons ATGTGGGCGAGTATACACTTGGCAGAGTTATTATTAGCATTTGGAGGAGGTATAAAGAGTTGGAGACtaataataagaagaaagaagaagaagatgatgatggagAGGAAATCACTTGGGTTTTTCATGTTACTGCTCATTTTCTTGGATTCTC AAGAGATGATTATGCCAAGTGAGGCAAGAGTTTGCGAGTCACAGAGCCACAAGTTCCAGGGACCATGCGTTCGCGACAACAACTGTGGTCTGGTGTGCAAGAACGAAGGTTTCTCTGGTGGCAAATGCCGAGGATTCCGTCGCCGTTGTTTCTGCACCAAAATTTGTTAA